In Gammaproteobacteria bacterium, the DNA window TGCCGCCTCCCCGATCGAGCGCCTGGTACGGCGAACCACCCGCGCCCTCAGCCTGATCAGCCACGAGCTGGGCCTGGGGCTGGTGCCGAGCCTGGACTCGGCGGTACTCGAGAAGATCGAACTCATCCGGCTGTCCTCGCACAAGGCGCTCATGGTGGCCACCGTGCGCAACGGACTGGTTCGCACGGTCTACGTCGATCTTCCACTGGAGATTCCGCGGGATACCCTGGTGACCCTCACGGTCATCCTCAACGAGCGTCTCGCCGGGCTCACCTTCGCGGACCTGAGGGAGTCGCTGCCCGAACGCCTGCGCGATCCGGGCACGGAGAGCGATACCGCCACCGAGCTGCTGAATATCTTCATGGAGTCCGCCCAGTCGCTGCTGGACTGGCCGGAAGCCGGCGAATCGCCGGTGCTCTTCGGACAGACCTCGGTGCTTGCCAGCCAGCCGGAGTTCACCAGCGGCCAGCGGCTCAAGAGCCTTATCGAATTGACCGAGCGCAACCAGCTGATGGAGAGCGTGCTGAGCAACCGCCGCCACAGCGGCGGACTGCGCATCACGATCGGCCGGGAGCATCAGGACGAAGCGTTGTCCGGCTTCACGCTCGTGACCGCCGAGTACCATGTGGGCGGGCTCAAAGGGGTGGTGGGGGTGATCGGCCCCACGCGCATGCCCTACGAAAAGGTGATCAGCCTGGTGGGCTACACTTCTTCACTCGTGAACGACATTCTGCGCTGAGCGCGGGGTCCGAATGGCAGACTACTACGAGACCCTGGGGGTGTCCCGGGGCGCGGACGTGCAGGAGATCCGGAAGGCGTACAGGCGTCTGGCGATGCAGCACCACCCGGATCGCAATCAGGGTTCGCGGGAGGCGGAGGAGCGCTTCAAGGAGGTCACCCGCGCGTACGAGGTTCTGAGCAATCCGGAGAAAAGGGAGGTCTACGACCGGTACGGGGAGCGGGGGCTGAACCGCGGCCAGGGAGGGGCCGGCTTTGGCGGCTTCGACTTCTCCGACGCGATCGAGATCTTCATGCGGGACTTCGGCAGCGGAGGCACCTTCGGAGACCTGTTCGGCCGCCGTTCCGGGGGCACCCCGCGCAGCCGGAGAGGGAAGGGCATTCGGCTGCGGCTTCCCCTGACGCTGGTCGAGGTCGCGAGCGGGGTCGACAAGCGCTTGCGGGTAAGCCTGCTCGAGCCGTGCGAGGATTGTGGGGCCACCGGGGCGCGCGGTGCCGGACCGACGCTCTGTCCGGGTTGCAGCGGCACCGGCCAGGAGCGCATCAGCCAGCGTTCCCCCTTTGGGCAGTTCGTGAGCGTGCAGCCGTGCCGCAGGTGCGGCGGGGAGGGACAGGTCATCCAGGATCCCTGCCCCGCATGCCGCGGAGAGGGGAGGGTACGCGAGGAATCCACCATCACGGTGGAGGTCCCGGCGGGCGTCTCCTCGGAGAACTACATCACCCTGCGGGGGCAGGGGAACGCCGGACCCCGGGGAGGGCCGCGCGGCGACATCACCGTTCTGATCGCCGTGGAGGATCATCCCGACTTCAGGAGGGACGGCAACGACCTCGTCCACGAGCTTCACGTGACCTTCACCCAGGCCGCGTTGGGCGATCGTCTGGAGGTGCCGACCGTCGAGGGCAGCGCGCCCCTTTCGGTGCCCGCCGGGGTCCAGACCGGCGAGATGTTGCGCATGCGCGGCCTGGGTGTGCCGGATCTGGAGGGCGGCATGAGGGGCGACCAGCTTGTGCGCGTGGTCGTATGGACTCCCGAGAACCTCGACCGTCGTCAGCGGGAGGCGCTGGAACGGTTGCGGGAGGTGGAGGATCCGGTTCCCGAGGATGCGGGGCGCGGGAGGAGGGGGTTCTGGGCCCGCGTGAAGGAAGCCTTCGTCCCGTAGCACCAGTCCCGTGGATGCATCCGCCCGGGCACCGGAGAGCGGCGAAGCGCCTTCCGTGATACCCGACCGCTGGCTCACCGTCGTCGCCGGCGTACCCGACTCCGCCGCGGTCGGCGTGGTGGCCGCGCAACTCGTGCACAGGGGTGCGCGCGCCGTGGTGGAGCAGGCGGACGGGACGCTGGTCACGCATTTCCCGCCCCCCGGCGACGTCCCCGCGTTTCTGGCCGCCCTCGGCAGCGAACTGAACGGGGCAGCCGGCCGGACCGTCGATCTGAGCTGGCGCTGGCAGCCGCACGAGGAGTGGGCGGAGACGTGGAGGCAGGGACTTGGGCCCACGCGGGTCAGTCGCCGCATCACCGTGGCGCCGACCTGGGATGTCCCCCACGAGCCGGACGGAGGCGTGCTGATCACCCTCGACCCCGGCATGGCGTTCGGCACCGCCCGCCACGCCTCGACCCGTAGCGCCCTGCGATTGCTCGACACCGCGGTTCGCCCGGGGACCGACATCGCCGACGTGGGCACGGGTACCGGAATCCTCGCCATAGCCGCGGCCGGGCTCGGCGCCGCTCGCGTGCTAGCCGCGGACAACGATCCCTTCGCGTGTGCCGCAGCCCGCGTCAACGTGGACGCCAACCAGGCCGCGCATGCGGTCGAAATCCACGAACGGAAGGTTTCGCCCGACTGGCTCGCGGCGCACCACCCCCTCGACGGCGTGGCCGCCAACATCGAGAGCGGGGTGCTGACCGCTCTTCTGCCGGGATTTGCAGGCGCCCTGGCGCCGGGCGGATGGCTGGTGGTTTCGGGGCTGCTCGCCGAAGAGGCAGGGGACTTCGCCTACGAGGCCGCGCCCTTCGGTTTCCGTCTGCGGGACGACGATGCCGAGGACGGCTGGTGGGCAGGGACCTTCCGCCTCGTCCCCGGGCCGGCGGACGGGTAGGCAAAGCGCAGCCCGGCCGCGTTGCGCCGCTCCCGCAGGCGCCGATGCTCCCTCAGCAGCCGGAACCAGCGGTTGACGGCGGAGGGTGATTTCACGTCCAGGCTGCGGGCGAGCCAGGCGAGGGTTCGGTGGTTCCAGCGCACCAGCGGGTCGCCGTGCATGTAACGTCGATCGTCGGTCTCAAGAAGGACCACCCATGGGCAGGGCGTGAGATACTGCTCCGAGAGCGCATCGGCGTAGGGTCCCGGCGACTGGTGCAGGTCGCCGGCGCTCCACGCTCCCCGCATGGGATCGAGGAGGCGGTAGCGCTCGGGGTGGTGGAGCACAGCCTCGACAACCTCCCGAGCCCCGGGTTCCGCCTCGCCGTCGCGCCCGAGCCTGTGCAAGAGGGTGTCCAGGCTGGCGGCGATCATCGAGGTCTCCGACATCACTCGGCCGATCCGGTCCGCCATCTCGGTCAACCAGAACCTC includes these proteins:
- the hrcA gene encoding heat-inducible transcriptional repressor HrcA yields the protein MTMRTGRLRERIVVREELTPRERQVLEAVVRTYVDTAGPVGSHSVNRRWKLGVSSATIRNTMAELESKGFLARPHTSAGRVPTDTAYRYFVDRLIRPAPLTNAERDRIEEELDPDAASPIERLVRRTTRALSLISHELGLGLVPSLDSAVLEKIELIRLSSHKALMVATVRNGLVRTVYVDLPLEIPRDTLVTLTVILNERLAGLTFADLRESLPERLRDPGTESDTATELLNIFMESAQSLLDWPEAGESPVLFGQTSVLASQPEFTSGQRLKSLIELTERNQLMESVLSNRRHSGGLRITIGREHQDEALSGFTLVTAEYHVGGLKGVVGVIGPTRMPYEKVISLVGYTSSLVNDILR
- the dnaJ gene encoding molecular chaperone DnaJ codes for the protein MADYYETLGVSRGADVQEIRKAYRRLAMQHHPDRNQGSREAEERFKEVTRAYEVLSNPEKREVYDRYGERGLNRGQGGAGFGGFDFSDAIEIFMRDFGSGGTFGDLFGRRSGGTPRSRRGKGIRLRLPLTLVEVASGVDKRLRVSLLEPCEDCGATGARGAGPTLCPGCSGTGQERISQRSPFGQFVSVQPCRRCGGEGQVIQDPCPACRGEGRVREESTITVEVPAGVSSENYITLRGQGNAGPRGGPRGDITVLIAVEDHPDFRRDGNDLVHELHVTFTQAALGDRLEVPTVEGSAPLSVPAGVQTGEMLRMRGLGVPDLEGGMRGDQLVRVVVWTPENLDRRQREALERLREVEDPVPEDAGRGRRGFWARVKEAFVP
- a CDS encoding 50S ribosomal protein L11 methyltransferase; translation: MIPDRWLTVVAGVPDSAAVGVVAAQLVHRGARAVVEQADGTLVTHFPPPGDVPAFLAALGSELNGAAGRTVDLSWRWQPHEEWAETWRQGLGPTRVSRRITVAPTWDVPHEPDGGVLITLDPGMAFGTARHASTRSALRLLDTAVRPGTDIADVGTGTGILAIAAAGLGAARVLAADNDPFACAAARVNVDANQAAHAVEIHERKVSPDWLAAHHPLDGVAANIESGVLTALLPGFAGALAPGGWLVVSGLLAEEAGDFAYEAAPFGFRLRDDDAEDGWWAGTFRLVPGPADG